Genomic segment of Umezawaea sp. Da 62-37:
TGACCCCGACCGGCGCGCACGGCGACCCGGCCGCCGAGCAGACGCACGTGCGCGGTTGGGCCGAGGTGTGGCAGCAGACCTACCAGCCGGACAGGGCCGGGGAGGACGACGAGTTCGCGGGCTGGGCCAGCAGCTACACCGGCGAACCGATCCCGGCCGGGCAGATGCGCGAATGGCTCGGGCACACCGTCGAGCGGATCGCGGGACACGCCCCGGACGCGATCGCCGACATCGGTGTCGGTGTCGGCCTGGTGCTGCGCTCGCTGGCCGAGCGCACCAGCGAGTACCACGGTGTCGACATCTCCCCCGCCGCGCTCGCCACCGCAGCGCGTTGCCTGGGCGACCGGCCGCTGCCCGAGCACGTGCGCCTGGTGCGCGGCGGTCCGGAGTACCTGGAGGGGCTGGCCACCGACAGCCTGGACGCGGTGGTCCTCAACTCCGTGGTGCAGTACTTCCCCGGTCCGCAGTACCTGCGCCGTGTGCTCGTCGAGGCCGCACGTGTGGTGCGGCCCGGCGGAGTCGTGCACGTCGGCGACATCCGCAGTGTGCGGGTGCTGCCCGAGTTCCACACGTCCGTCGTGCTGCACCGCGCGCCGATCCTGCAACCGGCCGAGGAGGTGCGGGCGACCGTGACCCGGCACGTGCGCGACGAATCGGAACTGTGCCTGTCGCCCGCGTTCTTCCACCGGCTCGCCGAGGAGTGCGCCGACATCGGCGAAGTGCGGGCGGAGCTCAAGCGCGGGCGGTCGGACAACGAGTTGACCGCGTTCCGCTTCGACGTGGCGCTCCACATCGGACCGCCTCCCGTCGTCGCCCCGGCGACTACGGTCGCGTGGGCCGACGTCGCCGACGACCTGGACGGGTTCCTCGCGGCCGAACCGGGGGCGGTGGTGGTCACCGGAGTGCCCAACCGGCGGTTGGCGCGCCATGCGGCGGCCGTGGACCTGCTCGACGGCCTGCCGGACACAGCGACCGTATGGGACCTCGAACGACTGCTGTGGGAGGTCGACGAGGAGACCGCCCCGCACCCGGAGGACCTGGTGGACGCGGCCGGGCGGGCCGGTCGCGCGGTCAGCCTGGTGGTGCCCGCCGACGGATCGCTGCGGACCACGGCGGCCCACTTCACCCGAGCCCGCGTCGACCGGACGGAGAACAGCGCGTGAGCACCCCCGAAGCCGTTCTCGGCAACGACCCGCTGGCCACCTCGTGGGAGACCGCGCTGCGGACGGACCTGCGCGAGTTCGCCCGAGCCTCGCTCCCGGACGCGATGGTGCCCACGCGGTTCGTGGTGCTGCCGACGTTGCCGACGCTGGCCAACGGCAAGGTCGACCGCAAGAACCTGCCGCCGCTGGAGGACGACCGGCCGCCCGAGGGCGGCTACCTCGCCCCCCGGACCACCGTCGAGTCCCGGCTCGCCGACGTGTGGGCGGACATGCTCGACGTGCGCCGGGTCGGGGTCCGGACCGACTTCTTCGACCTGGGCGGCAATTCGCTGCTGGTCATGAGGATGGCCGCGGGTGTGCGGGAGACCTTCGACGTGCGCGTGGACCTGCGCAGGTTCCTGGAGCAGCCCACGATCGAGCGGCTGGCCGGGTTGGTCGGCGCCACCGGCGACCCCGCCCTGACCGACGGTGGCGACCAACGCGGTGTGCGGGCCGAGGAACTGCGCCGGGAGGCGGTACTGCCCGAGGACGTGCGACCCGACCCGGACGCCATCCCCGCCTCGTACGGCCCGTACACCACGATCCTGGTCACCGGGGCGACCGGGTACACCGGCGCGTACCTGGTGCGCGAACTGCTCGACCGCAGCGATGCCGAACTGCTCGTCCTCACCCGTGCGGACAACGCCGACAACGCCCTGGACCGGGTGTGCGCGAACCTGGAGCACTACGGCATCCTGCGTCCGGGCGACAAGACCCGGCTGCGCGGGATCGCGGGCGACGTCGGCAGGCCGTACCTCGGCCTCGGGCGCACGGACTACCGCGCACTGGCCCGCGACGTGGAGATGATCGTCCACAACGCGGCCGATTCGCGCTGGACGATCCCCTACCACCAGGCCAAGCCGGTCAACGTGCTCGGCACCGTCGAAGTGCTGCGACTGGCCTGCCGCGGTCGGATCAAACCGGTGCACTACGTCTGCTCGACCGGCGCGTTCCCCGGCAGGCCGGGTGAGATGACCTGGAGCGAGGACCCGCTGCCCGACCCGGAGGGCGTGGTCGGCGGCTACCGGCAGACGAAGTGGGTGTCCGACACCCTGGTGCACACCGCGCGGGAACGCGGCGTGCCCGCCTCGGTCTACCGGCCGGGGGCGCTGACCGGCGCCCAGGACACCGGCGCCTGCGCCACGGACACCTTCATCAACCACCTGATCCGCGGCTGGATCCAGCTCGGCGCCGCGATGCGCTACGACTTCCGGCTGGAACTGGTCCCCGTCGACTACTGCACCAAGGCGGTCGCGCACATCGCGTTGTCCGGCGCCGCGCCGCAGACCTACCACCTGCCCGGCGCGCGCAGCGTCGACATGGACGAGATCGTCGACCACATCATCGCGCTGGGCCACCCGTTGCGGCTGCTTCCCTACCCGCAGTGGCGCGAGGAGCTGATAGCGGCCGTGGAGCGCGGCGCGGACAACGAACTCGCGCCCTACATCCCGTTGTTCCACCCGGACCGGCCCGCCGAGGAGATCGGTCTCGCGGGCAGCCACCCGGTGTTCGACAACAGCCGGCTGACCGCCGCGCTGGCCGGGTCCGGCATCCAGGCGCGGCCGGTCGACCGCGAACTGATGGACCTCTACCTGCGGTACTTCGTCTCGATCGGTTACCTGCCCGCCCCACCCGCCGCCGTCTCCTCGAACGGAGAGTGACCCGATGACCTCCGTCGTCCCCGACTTCCCCATGGCGCGCAGCCACCCGCTGGACCCGCCGCCGCAGTACCGGTCGCTGAGCCGCGACCAACCGGTCCTGCGGGTGCGCACGCCACGCGGCCTCGCCTGGTTGGTCACCCGGCACGAGGACTGCGCCGCGGTGCTGACCGAGCCCAGTTTCAGCTCGGACCCGCGCACCCCCGGCTTCCCCAGCTACATGTCCGGGGACGTGCCGCCGCCGCCGGGGTTCTTCCTCCAGCTCGACCCGCCGGACCAGTCCCGCCTGCGCCGCCTCGTCACCCGCGAGTTCCTGGTGGGGCGCATGGAAGCCCTGCGACCGAGGATGCAGGAGGTCCTCGACGAACTGATCGACCGGATGCTGGCGCGCGGCGACTCCGCGGAACTGGTGGCAGACCTCGCCTATCCGATGGCGGCGACCATGATCTGCGAACTGCTCGACGTGCCCATGGGGGATCAGGACATCTTCGTGGGCCTGACCGACACCATCCTCGACCGCAACTCGCCGCCGGAGGACACCACCAGGGCCGCCGAAGAGCTGATGGCCTATTTCGACCGGATGGTCACGGCCAAGAAGCTGGACCCGAAGGACGACCTGTTCGGCAGGCTCATCAAGCACGAGCAGGCCGAGCAGCTCGACCACGCGGAGTTGGTGGGCCTCGCGGCACTGCTGCTGCTCTCGGGGTACGACACCATGGCGCAGATGATCGGCCTGGGGGTGCTGACCCTGCTGGAGCACCCCGACCAGCTCGCCGCGCTGCGCGCCGATCCGGCGCTGATGCCCGGCGCGGTCGAGGAGATGATGCGCTACCTGTCGATCAACCACTCCGGCCTGCCGCGCGCGGCGACCAAGGACGTGGTGATCGGCGGGCAGCAGATCAAGGCGGGCGACGGTGTGCTCGTCATGCTCAACGCCGCCAACCGCGACGAATCGGTGTTCGCCGACCCCGACGTCTTCGACATCCACCGCCCCGCGGTGAACCGCCACATCGCCTTCGGTCACGGCTTCCACAAGTGCATCGGGCTCACCCTGGCCAGGATCGAGCTGTCCACGGTGTTCGCGGGCCTGTTCGACCGGATCCCGGGGCTGCGCGCGCCGCGGGCGATCGACGAACTGCCGTTCCGGCACGACATGGTGCTCTACGGCGTGCGCGAGCTGCCGGTCGAATGGTGATCGGTGACCAAGGGGTCCGGCTGGTGCTCGCCCACCACGCCGGCGGATCGCGGCTGGCCTACCGGGGCTGGGAGGAGCACCTGCCCGACGACTGGGAGGTGCTCGCGCTCGACGTCCCCGGCCGGGGACTGGCGCACGACCGACCGCCTGCCCGTGACCTCGACGAGGTGGCCGCGGCTCTGCTCGACCGGGCGCTCGACGGGCTCGACCGGCCGCTGGCGCTGTTCGGGCACAGCATGGGCGCGGCCGTGGTGTCGCGGATGGCGGGCCTGCTGCTCGCCGGATGCGGTCCGGCACCGGTATGGCTGGGCCTGTCCGGTTGGACGGCCCGGCCCGGTCGCGGCCGGGCCGGGGTCGAGGCCATGACCGACGGGCAGTTCCTCGACCTGCTGGCGGACATGGGCGGGACACCACCGGGCCTGCTGGCGGACCCGGCGCTGCGGCGGTTCGTGCTGCCCGCGCTGCGCGCCGATCTGGCGGTCCTGGAGGAGTTCGACCCGGTGGGCGACACCACGTGGCTGGAAACCCCGATATCGGTGTTCGGCGGCCGGGACGACCCCGGCGCCACCGAAGCCCGGCTGGCCGGGCTCGCCGCGGCGGCGCGGCGGCTGATCGGCGTGCACGTGCACCCCGGCGGCCACTTCTACCTCGCAGAACGTCCTGGGGAGATCGCTCGGCAGATCGTCCACGACGTCCGATCCGCCCAACGCGCGACAGCGACGCCGAACGATCCGCAACTCATCACAAGGGGGACCTGACATGTCCAAGACCGCATTCCTGCTGGCGGGCCAGGGAGCCTTCCGACCCGGGATGTTCGCAGGCGAGCGCGGCGCGGCCGAGCTGGACCGGCTGCTCGACGCGACCGACGCGGTCGCCGCCGAGTTCGGCCGATCCGGCGTCCGCGCGCACCTGCTCGACCCGACCACCCCGGCCGCGGCGGAGTTGGCCGCGACCGACCCGTTCACCCTGCAACTGGTGGTGTTCGCCGCCGCCGTGGGCGAGTACCACCGCGCGGCCCGCGACGCGGTCCCGGACGTGCTCGTCGGCCACAGCCTCGGCGAACTGGCCGCGCTCACCGTCGCGGGCGCCTTCGACCTCGTCGACGCCCTCAGGCTGGTGTGCCACCGATCGGTGGCGCTGGCCGAGTGCGCGACCGAGCCGGGCGGCATGCTCTCGCTCGACCTGGTCGCCGACCGCACCGCGCACGTGGTCGCCGCGGTGGGCGACCGACGCGCCGGGGTCGCGGTGCTCAACGCGCCGGCCCGCACCGTCGTGGCGGGCCCGGTCACCGCGCTCGACGCGGTGCGCGGGGTGGCCGAGGCACTGGGGGTGCGCACGGTGCGGCTGCCCGCGCCGTACGCCTACCACTCCGCGGGGATGGCACTGGCCGCCGAGCGGTTCGCCGAGGCCGTCGCGAGCGTGCGGCAGCGGCCACTGCGACTGCCCGTCTACTCCCCGCTGCTGCGCGGGTACGTCGGCGACTCCGAGGACCTGGGGGCCTTGCTCGTGCGACACCTGACCTCACCGGTCGACTTCCTCGCCGCGATCCGCGCCCTGCACGCCGACGGGCTGCGCACGGTCGTCGAGTGCGGAGGCGGCGGTCTGGGCAAGTTGGTGACCGCGAGCGTGCCCGGCGTCGTCGTCGCGGGTCCGGCCGGACCGTCCACACCGGAGGAAGTCCCGACGCCGCAAGCCGTTCACCCCGCGTCCCTGCCTGCCGCGATGCCCGTGGCCGGCCCGCACGTGGCGGAGGTGACCGAGCGGCTGCGCGTGCTCTACGCGACCGTGTTGCAGTACCCGTTGGAGGCCATCGAGCCCGAGGCGGACCTGGAGGCCGAGCTGGGGATCGACTCGCTCAAGCGGGCCGAGATGCTGGGCCGGGTCAGCACCGAGTTCCGGCTGCCCACCTCGGTCAACGACGGCCGGTTCCTGGCCCACGCCACACTGGCCGAGCTGGCGGGCATGGTCACGGCGACCCTCGCCGCCGAGGGATCCACACGATGACGGCGCGGCGGGTGGCGGTCGTCGGGATCGGGGCGTTCGCGCGGGAAGTCCTCGACGCGCTTGCCGCCGTCGGTATCGAGGTGTCCGCGGTGGCGCCGGGGGCATCGACGGCGGGCGAGGCGGTGGCGCACGTCGTCGACCCCGCAGGGTACCCGGCGTCCGAGGCGTTCCGCGCGACGGCTTCGGACACCGGCCGGACAGCGGTGGTCATCGCCGACACGCGCACCGACGCGCCCGGTGAGTGGCCCCTGCACGGTGGGCCCGCCGCCCTGCGCGCGGCGGTCGAGCGGTCGGGTGGCGGGGCCAGGGTGAACGCGGTCGCCGTGGTCGGCCCGAGGGACCGTGCGGTGGGCGGTGCGGTGGCCGCGGCGGTGGTGTACCTGACCGGCCCGCACGCCGACCTGATCGGCGGGCAGTGCCTGACGGTGGACGCCACCCTCGCCCCGCCCGCCGCGGCGGACGCCGGCCACGTCGAGTCCGTGGTGGCCATGGACAGGGCCGACGCGGACCCGGACGCGATCGTGGTGGTCGGGATGGGTCTCGTGCTGCCGGGGGCCGACTCGCCGGACCGGTTCTGGGACCTGCTCCAAGGCGAGCGGACGGTGTTCGGCGAGCCGGGCGGCCGCATCGACCTGGCCCACATCTGGTCGGCGGACCCCACCGAGGTCGATCGCACCTACTCCCGCGTGTCCGGTTTCATGCCGCCCGACGCGGACGCCGACCCCGGCGAGGACTTCACCGAGGGCTGGTTGCGGCGCAGCATCGCGCAGGCCATGGCGACGGTGACCACATCCGCGGCCGACCGGCACCTGTTCGCCGTGGGCCTCACCGCCGACGGCAGCCACCACCTGGAGCAGAGCCTGGTCGTCCGCGAGGTGCGCAGACTGCTGGGCGACCGGTTCGACGCAGGCGCCGAGTGCCTGCTGCGCGAGGCGTACCCGCTGGCGGTGGACTCCCCCGAACGGATGCTG
This window contains:
- a CDS encoding thioester reductase domain-containing protein codes for the protein MSTPEAVLGNDPLATSWETALRTDLREFARASLPDAMVPTRFVVLPTLPTLANGKVDRKNLPPLEDDRPPEGGYLAPRTTVESRLADVWADMLDVRRVGVRTDFFDLGGNSLLVMRMAAGVRETFDVRVDLRRFLEQPTIERLAGLVGATGDPALTDGGDQRGVRAEELRREAVLPEDVRPDPDAIPASYGPYTTILVTGATGYTGAYLVRELLDRSDAELLVLTRADNADNALDRVCANLEHYGILRPGDKTRLRGIAGDVGRPYLGLGRTDYRALARDVEMIVHNAADSRWTIPYHQAKPVNVLGTVEVLRLACRGRIKPVHYVCSTGAFPGRPGEMTWSEDPLPDPEGVVGGYRQTKWVSDTLVHTARERGVPASVYRPGALTGAQDTGACATDTFINHLIRGWIQLGAAMRYDFRLELVPVDYCTKAVAHIALSGAAPQTYHLPGARSVDMDEIVDHIIALGHPLRLLPYPQWREELIAAVERGADNELAPYIPLFHPDRPAEEIGLAGSHPVFDNSRLTAALAGSGIQARPVDRELMDLYLRYFVSIGYLPAPPAAVSSNGE
- a CDS encoding cytochrome P450, which produces MTSVVPDFPMARSHPLDPPPQYRSLSRDQPVLRVRTPRGLAWLVTRHEDCAAVLTEPSFSSDPRTPGFPSYMSGDVPPPPGFFLQLDPPDQSRLRRLVTREFLVGRMEALRPRMQEVLDELIDRMLARGDSAELVADLAYPMAATMICELLDVPMGDQDIFVGLTDTILDRNSPPEDTTRAAEELMAYFDRMVTAKKLDPKDDLFGRLIKHEQAEQLDHAELVGLAALLLLSGYDTMAQMIGLGVLTLLEHPDQLAALRADPALMPGAVEEMMRYLSINHSGLPRAATKDVVIGGQQIKAGDGVLVMLNAANRDESVFADPDVFDIHRPAVNRHIAFGHGFHKCIGLTLARIELSTVFAGLFDRIPGLRAPRAIDELPFRHDMVLYGVRELPVEW
- a CDS encoding alpha/beta fold hydrolase gives rise to the protein MVIGDQGVRLVLAHHAGGSRLAYRGWEEHLPDDWEVLALDVPGRGLAHDRPPARDLDEVAAALLDRALDGLDRPLALFGHSMGAAVVSRMAGLLLAGCGPAPVWLGLSGWTARPGRGRAGVEAMTDGQFLDLLADMGGTPPGLLADPALRRFVLPALRADLAVLEEFDPVGDTTWLETPISVFGGRDDPGATEARLAGLAAAARRLIGVHVHPGGHFYLAERPGEIARQIVHDVRSAQRATATPNDPQLITRGT
- a CDS encoding acyltransferase domain-containing protein; amino-acid sequence: MSKTAFLLAGQGAFRPGMFAGERGAAELDRLLDATDAVAAEFGRSGVRAHLLDPTTPAAAELAATDPFTLQLVVFAAAVGEYHRAARDAVPDVLVGHSLGELAALTVAGAFDLVDALRLVCHRSVALAECATEPGGMLSLDLVADRTAHVVAAVGDRRAGVAVLNAPARTVVAGPVTALDAVRGVAEALGVRTVRLPAPYAYHSAGMALAAERFAEAVASVRQRPLRLPVYSPLLRGYVGDSEDLGALLVRHLTSPVDFLAAIRALHADGLRTVVECGGGGLGKLVTASVPGVVVAGPAGPSTPEEVPTPQAVHPASLPAAMPVAGPHVAEVTERLRVLYATVLQYPLEAIEPEADLEAELGIDSLKRAEMLGRVSTEFRLPTSVNDGRFLAHATLAELAGMVTATLAAEGSTR